Proteins from a genomic interval of Acinetobacter sp. SAAs474:
- a CDS encoding carboxyl transferase domain-containing protein, with protein sequence MNQLHSKINTRSDEFKTNQSAMLSLVDDLRAKVEHIALGGGELARQKHLSRGKLLPRDRINQLIDPGTAFLEIGQLAAYQVYADDIPAAGVIAGIGQVNGVTCMIIANDATVKGGTYYPLTVKKHLRAQEIAEQNQLTCIYLVDSGGAYLPLQDEVFPDRDHFGRIFYNQARMSSQGIAQIAVVMGSCTAGGAYVPAMSDETIIVRNQGTIFLGGPPLVKAATGEIVSSEDLGGGDVHTRLSGVADHLAENDQHALAIARNIVANLNIKPQHTTMALDIEAPLFDATELYGIVPHDTRKPFDVREIIARIVDGSRFDEFKARFGTTLVTGFATLYGIKIGIIANNGILFSESAQKGAHFIELCAQRNIPLLFLQNITGFMVGRQYENDGIAKNGAKLVTAVATANVPKLTLVIGGSFGAGNYGMCGRAYSPRFMWTWPNSRISVMGGEQAASVLATLKRDQIEDKGQQWSHQEEEQFKQPIRQQYERQGHPYYASARLWDDGVIDPVQSREVLGLSLISALNAPIQPTKFGLFRM encoded by the coding sequence ATGAATCAACTTCACAGTAAAATTAACACGCGTAGTGATGAATTTAAAACCAATCAATCAGCCATGCTTAGCTTGGTCGACGATCTGAGAGCAAAAGTTGAACATATTGCTTTGGGTGGAGGAGAGCTTGCACGTCAAAAGCATTTAAGCCGTGGCAAACTCTTGCCTCGTGATCGTATTAATCAATTGATTGATCCTGGCACAGCATTTTTAGAAATTGGTCAATTGGCCGCGTACCAAGTTTATGCTGATGATATTCCAGCAGCAGGTGTCATTGCCGGTATCGGACAGGTTAATGGTGTGACCTGTATGATTATTGCCAATGATGCAACAGTCAAAGGTGGAACCTATTATCCATTAACAGTTAAAAAACACTTACGTGCTCAAGAAATTGCCGAACAGAATCAATTAACTTGTATTTATTTAGTCGATTCAGGTGGAGCATATCTTCCTTTACAAGATGAAGTTTTTCCAGATCGTGATCATTTTGGCCGTATTTTTTATAATCAAGCACGGATGTCGAGTCAGGGTATTGCACAAATTGCCGTCGTCATGGGCAGTTGTACTGCTGGAGGAGCATATGTTCCCGCGATGTCTGATGAGACAATTATTGTCCGTAATCAAGGCACAATCTTTCTTGGTGGTCCGCCATTGGTCAAGGCTGCCACAGGCGAAATCGTCAGTAGTGAAGATCTTGGTGGAGGCGATGTACATACCCGTTTATCGGGTGTTGCTGATCACTTGGCAGAAAATGATCAACATGCATTGGCGATTGCACGAAATATTGTTGCCAATCTAAATATCAAACCACAGCACACCACTATGGCGCTTGATATTGAGGCACCATTATTTGATGCAACAGAGCTTTATGGCATTGTACCCCACGATACCCGAAAGCCTTTTGACGTTCGTGAAATTATTGCCCGTATTGTAGACGGTTCTCGTTTTGATGAATTTAAAGCTCGCTTTGGTACCACTTTAGTCACTGGTTTTGCAACTTTATATGGAATCAAAATTGGCATTATTGCCAATAACGGTATTTTATTTTCAGAATCAGCACAAAAGGGAGCCCATTTTATTGAGCTCTGTGCTCAACGTAATATCCCATTATTATTCTTACAGAATATTACTGGCTTTATGGTGGGACGCCAGTATGAAAATGATGGTATTGCAAAAAATGGCGCTAAATTAGTGACTGCAGTTGCAACGGCCAACGTCCCTAAATTAACTTTAGTCATTGGTGGTTCATTTGGTGCGGGTAACTATGGCATGTGTGGCCGTGCTTACTCACCACGATTTATGTGGACATGGCCAAATTCACGAATTTCTGTGATGGGGGGAGAACAGGCCGCAAGTGTATTGGCCACCCTTAAACGTGATCAAATCGAGGATAAAGGTCAGCAATGGTCTCATCAAGAAGAAGAGCAGTTTAAACAACCTATTCGGCAACAATATGAACGCCAAGGCCATCCTTACTATGCTTCAGCACGCTTATGGGATGACGGTGTTATCGATCCAGTACAATCACGTGAGGTTTTGGGTCTTAGCTTGATCAGTGCATTAAATGCACCAATTCAGCCAACCAAATTTGGTCTTTTCCGGATGTAG
- a CDS encoding isovaleryl-CoA dehydrogenase — MNLQSLNFGLDETLVTLRDSIAVFCAKEIAPIAQQVDQDNKFPAQLWKKFGDMGLLGLTVSEEYGGTNLGYLAHIIAMQEISRASAAIGLSYGAHSNLCVNQINRNGSTAQKQRYLPKLVSGDYIGALAMSEPNAGSDVVSMKLKAEDQGDHFVLNGSKMWITNGGDADVLVVYAKTDLQSNQLTAFIIEKNMHGFSHGSHLDKLGMRGSNTYPLFFDNVKVPKSQVLGEVGHGVKVLMSGLDYERAVLSAGPLGIMDACMDLVIPYIHDRKQFGQAIGEFQLMQGKIADMYSTWLACKALVYAVGSECDLSDHRRSLRKDAASAILYAAEKATWMAGETIQILGGNGYINEFAAGRLWRDAKLYEIGAGTSEIRRMLIGRELFNETA, encoded by the coding sequence ATGAATTTACAAAGCCTGAATTTTGGTTTGGATGAAACATTGGTCACCTTACGTGATTCAATTGCAGTATTTTGTGCAAAGGAAATTGCACCTATTGCACAGCAAGTTGACCAAGATAATAAATTTCCTGCACAGCTTTGGAAAAAATTCGGTGATATGGGCCTACTTGGATTAACAGTAAGTGAGGAATATGGTGGTACTAATCTTGGTTATTTGGCCCATATTATTGCGATGCAAGAAATTTCACGTGCTTCTGCAGCAATTGGATTGTCTTATGGCGCACATTCCAATCTTTGCGTTAACCAAATTAACCGCAATGGTAGCACAGCACAAAAGCAACGTTATTTACCAAAACTTGTTTCTGGTGATTATATTGGCGCTTTAGCGATGTCTGAACCGAATGCAGGTTCAGATGTTGTCAGTATGAAGCTTAAGGCTGAAGATCAGGGTGATCATTTTGTGCTGAATGGCTCGAAAATGTGGATTACCAATGGTGGTGATGCAGATGTTTTAGTGGTGTATGCAAAAACAGATCTGCAATCTAACCAGTTAACCGCATTCATTATTGAGAAAAATATGCATGGCTTTAGTCATGGGAGTCATTTAGATAAGTTGGGTATGCGCGGTTCTAATACCTATCCATTATTCTTTGATAACGTCAAAGTTCCTAAAAGCCAAGTATTAGGTGAAGTAGGCCATGGCGTTAAAGTCTTGATGAGTGGCTTAGACTATGAACGTGCTGTTTTAAGTGCTGGGCCACTCGGGATTATGGATGCCTGCATGGATTTGGTGATTCCCTACATCCATGATCGTAAACAATTTGGTCAGGCCATTGGTGAATTTCAGTTAATGCAAGGCAAAATTGCAGATATGTATTCAACATGGCTTGCATGTAAGGCACTGGTTTATGCCGTGGGAAGCGAATGTGATTTATCGGATCATCGACGTAGTTTACGTAAAGATGCGGCAAGTGCCATTTTATATGCTGCTGAGAAAGCCACTTGGATGGCCGGTGAAACGATCCAAATTTTAGGTGGCAATGGCTATATCAACGAGTTTGCCGCAGGACGTTTATGGCGTGATGCGAAATTATACGAGATTGGTGCTGGTACTTCTGAAATCCGACGCATGCTGATTGGCCGCGAATTATTTAATGAAACTGCATAA
- a CDS encoding TetR/AcrR family transcriptional regulator: MSYKRSSLMQERMEQNRLAILQSARELIAQGGFKEASVQAIADRAGVSSGLVYRYFKNKSQILIEVLSEAIRYEIRIINHISGLDLSAKQKLKKSVTTFVKRAMNSPQLAYSLMFEPTDPEIEHERFRSKQLIKQSIKEILAEGKTNGEFEFEDLNTAALGVVGAMTYVVIEPLNPSRDVMFDQKNKDYFVKQIADFCVNAVIN, from the coding sequence ATGAGTTATAAAAGATCATCATTGATGCAAGAACGCATGGAACAAAATCGTTTAGCGATTTTACAATCTGCACGTGAATTAATTGCTCAGGGCGGTTTTAAAGAGGCATCAGTCCAAGCAATTGCTGACCGTGCGGGCGTTTCGAGTGGTTTGGTGTATCGCTACTTTAAAAACAAAAGCCAGATCTTAATTGAAGTATTGTCGGAAGCTATTCGTTATGAGATTCGTATTATTAATCACATTAGTGGTTTAGATTTATCGGCAAAACAGAAATTGAAAAAATCTGTTACAACTTTTGTCAAGCGTGCCATGAATAGCCCACAACTTGCTTATTCATTGATGTTTGAACCCACTGATCCCGAAATTGAACATGAAAGATTTCGCAGTAAGCAACTCATCAAACAAAGTATTAAAGAAATTCTAGCGGAAGGAAAAACTAATGGTGAATTTGAGTTTGAGGATTTAAATACCGCAGCTTTAGGGGTGGTTGGTGCAATGACCTATGTGGTGATTGAACCATTAAATCCTTCTCGTGATGTGATGTTTGATCAAAAAAATAAGGACTATTTTGTCAAACAAATTGCCGACTTTTGTGTTAATGCAGTAATTAACTAA
- a CDS encoding AMP-binding protein: MQPVQLSYAYGASSQPLLGMTIGEKFDQACQQYADHDAIVSVHQAIRLSYRELQQQVNAFACSLLKLGFEKGDRLAIWSPNCVEWTITQFAAFKAGIILVNLNPAYKRNELEYVLNKVSCKGVVIASQFKSSNYLETLKKIAPEIEYADHKILAAAKLPHLKYVIQIDSQQHQGIYRFSDLLTAPSLAELECLQQQASQLQFDDTINIQFTSGTTGSPKGTMLTHNNILNNGYFVGESIHLQPQDRVCISVPLFHCFGMVMGNLACITHGSTMVYPSFVFNALDTLKAIEQEKCTAAYGVPTMFIAILEHEQFNDFDLSSLRTGIMAGSPCPKEIMQRVMDRMHMAEITICYGMTETAPVSAQSSTDDSIEQRVTTVGRVHPHLEVKIIDECGRVVPRGQLGELCVRGYSVMLGYWEDHDKSHEVIDHARWMHTGDIAEMDQAGYIQIKGRIKDMVIRGGENLFPKEIEDFLYIHPAVCEVQVVGVPDPKYGEELCACIILHEHHQCTAEEIRQFCIEHISHNKVPKYVQFLTEFPMTASGKTQKFKLQEFMQKQLNLQQSA, from the coding sequence ATGCAGCCAGTACAGTTAAGTTATGCATATGGCGCCAGTAGCCAACCTTTATTAGGCATGACGATTGGCGAAAAATTTGATCAGGCATGCCAACAGTATGCTGATCACGATGCAATTGTGAGTGTACATCAAGCGATACGGTTAAGTTATCGGGAGCTACAGCAACAGGTCAATGCTTTTGCCTGTAGCTTACTTAAATTGGGTTTTGAAAAAGGCGATCGTTTGGCGATTTGGTCCCCCAATTGCGTCGAATGGACCATTACTCAATTTGCTGCATTTAAAGCTGGGATTATTTTGGTGAATTTAAATCCAGCCTATAAGCGTAATGAATTAGAATATGTTCTAAATAAAGTATCCTGCAAAGGGGTGGTGATTGCATCACAATTTAAAAGCAGCAACTATTTGGAGACTTTAAAAAAAATAGCACCAGAGATTGAATACGCTGATCATAAAATTTTGGCTGCAGCTAAACTTCCCCACTTAAAATATGTGATTCAGATTGATTCGCAACAACATCAAGGGATATATCGGTTTAGTGATTTACTGACTGCACCAAGTTTGGCTGAACTAGAGTGCCTACAACAGCAAGCCAGCCAGCTACAATTCGATGATACCATCAATATTCAATTTACCTCTGGGACAACTGGAAGTCCTAAAGGAACTATGTTGACACATAATAATATTCTCAATAATGGCTATTTTGTTGGCGAATCTATTCATCTTCAGCCCCAAGATCGTGTCTGTATTTCAGTACCACTTTTTCATTGTTTTGGTATGGTGATGGGGAATCTGGCCTGTATTACCCATGGTTCAACAATGGTTTATCCATCCTTTGTTTTTAATGCCTTAGATACCTTAAAGGCAATTGAGCAAGAAAAATGTACTGCCGCTTACGGTGTTCCAACCATGTTTATTGCCATCTTAGAGCATGAACAATTTAATGATTTTGATTTATCAAGCTTAAGAACGGGCATTATGGCTGGAAGCCCATGCCCTAAAGAGATTATGCAACGTGTGATGGACCGTATGCATATGGCAGAAATTACCATTTGTTATGGCATGACAGAAACAGCACCGGTCAGTGCACAAAGTTCAACCGATGACTCCATCGAACAACGTGTTACCACGGTTGGTCGTGTTCATCCACATCTTGAAGTGAAAATTATTGATGAATGTGGACGTGTTGTACCACGTGGTCAGCTTGGAGAGCTTTGTGTACGAGGCTATTCAGTAATGCTAGGTTATTGGGAAGATCATGATAAAAGTCATGAAGTGATTGACCATGCACGATGGATGCACACAGGTGATATTGCTGAGATGGATCAAGCTGGCTATATTCAAATCAAAGGTCGTATTAAAGATATGGTGATCCGTGGTGGAGAAAATTTATTTCCTAAAGAAATAGAGGACTTTCTATACATTCATCCAGCAGTATGCGAAGTACAAGTCGTCGGAGTGCCTGATCCAAAATACGGTGAAGAACTCTGTGCTTGTATTATTTTACATGAACATCATCAATGTACTGCTGAGGAAATTCGTCAGTTTTGTATAGAGCATATTTCTCATAATAAAGTTCCTAAATATGTTCAATTTTTAACCGAATTTCCAATGACAGCTTCTGGAAAAACACAAAAGTTTAAGTTACAAGAATTTATGCAAAAGCAATTAAATCTGCAACAGAGTGCTTAA
- a CDS encoding class I SAM-dependent methyltransferase → MAKDFQNKVVVERYDDHIRKLIPGYELVHQQINAILTTYLTQSAHILVVGCGTGYELSYLLQQHPNWTFTAVDTSLTMLQQAQHNLLNDQNRVEFIHADICDIPLTAQFDAAITILVGHFIAYEHKAKFYQAIFNQLKTSGYLLTYDLMLAPDPQTLTVIQHLVQHIGLSQQQSQKMLDRLKDDFQLLDIEEFQDYMINAGFKNIRSYCQIIDYYGFLMEK, encoded by the coding sequence ATGGCAAAAGATTTTCAAAATAAAGTAGTGGTCGAAAGGTATGATGATCATATTCGAAAATTAATTCCAGGTTATGAATTGGTTCATCAACAAATCAATGCCATTTTAACCACATACTTAACACAGTCTGCACATATTTTAGTGGTCGGTTGTGGTACTGGATATGAATTAAGTTATTTATTACAACAGCATCCGAATTGGACTTTTACAGCTGTTGATACTTCCTTAACGATGTTGCAACAAGCTCAACATAATCTATTGAACGATCAAAATCGTGTTGAATTTATTCATGCAGATATTTGTGATATTCCATTAACCGCACAGTTTGATGCAGCGATTACGATTTTGGTTGGACACTTTATTGCATATGAACATAAAGCCAAATTTTATCAGGCAATTTTCAACCAACTAAAAACTTCAGGTTACTTGTTGACCTATGATTTAATGTTGGCACCTGATCCACAAACATTAACGGTTATACAGCATTTGGTTCAACACATCGGTTTAAGCCAACAGCAAAGTCAAAAAATGCTTGATCGTTTAAAAGATGATTTTCAATTGCTTGATATTGAAGAGTTTCAGGATTATATGATTAATGCCGGATTTAAAAATATAAGAAGTTATTGTCAAATTATCGATTATTATGGTTTTTTGATGGAAAAATAA
- a CDS encoding UTRA domain-containing protein has product MSDLTILSQRIPKYIAIRDAIAHQIESGQLTQQMKLPSERLLSEQFSTTRVAVREALLALEMDGLIYRLDRRGWFVRAPRIIYHLQSTKSFNQYVQEQGGIPATELISAESVAATEWDAAHLHIDVGDEVYSIWRRRSINGRPAVVEHLRINAKLFPHFLTQNLQDSITLLMATKYQRQLTRAHINLYPTAFSEQQAKALHVNVGSMGLYICRTNRDQNGMITDVDQEYWLHDVLDLHFEAQNNTIS; this is encoded by the coding sequence ATGTCTGATTTGACGATCCTTTCACAACGCATTCCTAAATATATTGCAATACGTGACGCAATTGCACATCAAATAGAATCCGGACAATTGACTCAACAGATGAAATTACCTTCCGAACGGCTCTTAAGTGAACAATTTTCAACCACACGTGTTGCAGTAAGAGAAGCTCTGCTGGCTTTAGAAATGGATGGTCTTATTTATCGTTTAGATCGTCGAGGATGGTTTGTTCGCGCACCACGTATTATTTACCATTTACAATCAACAAAAAGTTTTAATCAATATGTTCAAGAGCAAGGAGGAATTCCTGCAACCGAACTAATTTCTGCCGAATCTGTCGCAGCGACAGAATGGGACGCAGCACACCTTCATATTGATGTCGGTGATGAGGTTTATTCAATTTGGCGTCGTAGAAGTATTAATGGTCGTCCTGCTGTCGTTGAACATTTAAGAATTAATGCAAAACTTTTCCCACACTTTCTAACACAAAACTTACAAGACTCTATTACGCTATTAATGGCAACAAAATATCAACGTCAATTAACACGTGCCCATATTAATTTATATCCAACCGCATTTTCTGAACAACAGGCAAAAGCATTACATGTCAATGTCGGCAGTATGGGCTTATATATTTGTCGTACCAACCGCGATCAAAATGGCATGATTACCGATGTTGATCAGGAATACTGGTTACATGATGTCCTTGATTTACATTTTGAGGCACAAAACAATACGATATCTTAA
- a CDS encoding putative 2-aminoethylphosphonate ABC transporter substrate-binding protein produces the protein MRQYLNQQKKPIALLASSALSAWISVGCSTKSTVGENEQITVYTAVEADQLQRYKWALRQAYPELKVRWVRDSTGVITAKLLAEQKNPQADVVMGVALTSILMMEQNNMLQPYKPKYIEQLKTDFYSQKDIPTWTGMTAWESAICVNTFELKKKNLPIPRSWKDLTLPIYKGMIVMPNPVSSGTGYLDVTAWMQLFGEQQAWNYMRALDQNITQYVHSGSKPCKMAAQGETLIGISFGYPGYKLKARGAPLEIIYPKEGLGWEMEASAIIKGTKKLTSAQKFIDWTVSQSANQVYAHNFPIVAHQKVTSPNPDFDQNLSTKLIKHNFYWAATQREKILKQWSAQFEH, from the coding sequence ATGCGTCAGTATTTAAATCAGCAAAAAAAGCCTATCGCTTTGCTCGCAAGCAGTGCATTGTCTGCATGGATAAGCGTTGGATGTAGCACCAAATCGACTGTCGGCGAAAATGAGCAAATTACCGTCTATACCGCTGTAGAAGCCGATCAACTACAACGTTATAAATGGGCATTACGACAAGCTTATCCAGAATTAAAAGTAAGATGGGTACGAGATTCTACAGGAGTAATTACCGCAAAATTATTGGCTGAACAAAAAAATCCGCAAGCCGATGTGGTCATGGGTGTTGCTTTAACCAGTATATTGATGATGGAACAAAACAATATGCTGCAACCCTACAAACCAAAGTATATTGAACAACTTAAAACAGATTTTTATAGTCAAAAAGATATTCCGACTTGGACTGGTATGACCGCGTGGGAATCTGCCATTTGTGTAAATACCTTTGAACTAAAAAAGAAAAATCTCCCAATACCACGCAGTTGGAAAGATTTAACCTTACCAATCTATAAAGGCATGATTGTCATGCCAAATCCTGTTTCTAGTGGAACGGGTTATTTAGATGTAACTGCATGGATGCAGCTTTTTGGCGAACAACAAGCATGGAATTATATGCGTGCTTTAGATCAAAACATTACTCAGTATGTTCATTCTGGATCTAAGCCCTGTAAAATGGCGGCACAAGGTGAAACCTTAATCGGAATTTCATTTGGTTATCCTGGTTATAAATTAAAAGCACGTGGCGCACCACTTGAAATTATTTATCCTAAAGAGGGATTAGGCTGGGAAATGGAAGCATCAGCCATTATTAAAGGCACAAAAAAACTCACCAGCGCACAAAAATTTATTGATTGGACTGTCAGTCAGTCTGCCAATCAAGTCTATGCACATAATTTTCCCATTGTGGCACATCAAAAAGTCACTAGCCCGAACCCTGACTTTGATCAAAATTTATCGACAAAATTAATCAAACATAATTTTTATTGGGCAGCAACACAGCGTGAAAAAATTTTAAAACAATGGTCAGCACAGTTCGAACACTAA
- a CDS encoding ABC transporter ATP-binding protein produces the protein MQIPLHLQQVLPEKMTNLSAGHLLSTLKSYSTHQAKTILEVIDVQKSFAQSTVLKHINLALKEGEFVSFLGPSGCGKTTLLRIIAGLEQPDYGRIIKQQRDITQLATAKRQCGLVFQNYALFPNFTVAENIAFGLDKKNWSKQQITARVNELLQLIELPHLNNHYPNQLSGGQQQRVALARAIAPQPDILLLDEPLSALDALVRLNLRQKIRMIQRQLNLPVIMVTHDQEEALSISDRVAVMNQGVIEQLDTPHNIYYQPQTRFVANFIGSMNFIDAIAVDKHRLNIAQDYHLDMPGIQFAQQERLEIAFHPESAQLLFENQQQSGKLNLAVRILSMEFLGAKRRLFCTLHTHDQATTSALILQVDIENQYFSTLADEMWLQIPCNALHIFDMQGRARC, from the coding sequence ATGCAAATTCCACTTCACTTACAACAAGTCTTGCCAGAAAAAATGACTAATCTTTCTGCAGGACATTTACTTTCTACATTAAAAAGCTACTCAACTCATCAGGCAAAAACGATTCTTGAAGTTATTGATGTACAGAAATCTTTTGCACAAAGTACCGTTTTAAAACATATTAATTTAGCCTTAAAAGAAGGTGAGTTCGTTAGTTTTTTAGGTCCATCTGGCTGCGGAAAAACCACATTATTACGTATTATTGCTGGATTGGAACAACCGGATTATGGTCGAATAATTAAACAACAACGTGATATTACTCAATTGGCAACAGCCAAGCGTCAATGTGGTTTAGTTTTTCAAAATTACGCTTTATTTCCCAATTTTACAGTGGCGGAGAATATTGCATTTGGTCTAGATAAAAAAAATTGGTCTAAGCAACAGATTACAGCACGAGTTAATGAACTATTACAACTGATAGAATTACCACATCTGAACAATCATTATCCTAATCAACTTTCTGGCGGTCAACAACAGCGTGTGGCTTTGGCACGTGCTATTGCACCTCAACCTGATATTTTATTACTAGACGAACCACTATCCGCTTTGGATGCTTTAGTACGTCTAAATTTACGTCAAAAAATTCGCATGATTCAGCGTCAGTTAAACCTTCCCGTGATTATGGTGACACATGATCAAGAAGAAGCACTGAGTATTTCAGATCGTGTAGCCGTCATGAATCAAGGTGTAATTGAACAATTGGATACACCGCATAATATCTATTATCAGCCGCAAACACGCTTTGTCGCAAACTTCATTGGTAGCATGAATTTTATAGATGCGATTGCGGTGGATAAACATCGTTTGAATATTGCACAAGACTATCATCTCGACATGCCGGGAATACAATTTGCACAGCAAGAACGTCTAGAAATCGCATTTCATCCAGAAAGCGCTCAACTTTTATTTGAAAATCAACAACAAAGTGGAAAATTAAACCTCGCTGTACGTATTTTAAGTATGGAATTTTTGGGTGCAAAACGTCGCTTATTTTGTACCTTACACACCCATGATCAGGCCACAACATCAGCTTTAATCTTACAAGTTGATATTGAAAATCAATACTTTTCTACTTTAGCAGATGAAATGTGGTTACAAATCCCATGCAATGCATTGCATATTTTTGATATGCAAGGACGTGCAAGATGTTAA
- a CDS encoding putative 2-aminoethylphosphonate ABC transporter permease subunit — translation MLNSTTASAVLKHKIYQRPRYALGSSMVLCFAAFFLTLCLIVPLLILLQSAFLDENQQFIGLENFKIYFSNPALISSIFHSLSIALSATLITVILASIYAFALINTQMKAKAFFKTVAFLPILAPAILPALALIYLFGQQGVFKDLLGSLEIYGPLGILISYCFWLFPAMVMLMSTAFRNIDQRLIEAAYALGKTPWQTQFVVILPAIRYGLISACLVAFTYVITDFSIPKVIGGSFNMMALDVYKQIIGQQNISMGAVISILLLCPALLAFMIDRYQRHRQQHTQSSQTQPYYIAKNHKLETLFTVFCSIVATAILLIIITAFLASFIRYWPYDLSLTFSHYRFDYVDGGGWPSYFNSLKLAFWTSIIGTSMIFIIALFTTRFKAHPLLKNYVQMLALLPLAVPGLVLGIGYILFFNQPENPLSILYGGMTLLVLSTIIHYYSVPHLTFSHAIQQIPDQLDHAAQSLNISHWNMLRKVYFPLTLPALCDVSVYLFVNAMTTVSAAIFLYSPETSLASIAVLNMDDAGDTVAAVAMSILILATSCGIKLLHWCLTRKMLQSSQRWREPYH, via the coding sequence ATGTTAAATTCAACCACGGCAAGTGCTGTACTTAAACATAAAATATATCAAAGGCCACGTTATGCGTTAGGATCAAGTATGGTGTTGTGTTTTGCAGCATTTTTTCTGACCTTATGTTTAATTGTCCCCCTTTTAATATTATTACAAAGTGCATTTTTAGATGAAAATCAACAGTTTATTGGTTTAGAAAATTTTAAAATTTATTTTTCTAACCCTGCCTTAATTTCATCTATTTTTCATTCATTATCTATTGCATTATCCGCAACACTAATCACGGTAATATTGGCAAGCATATATGCATTTGCCTTGATCAATACGCAGATGAAAGCAAAAGCATTTTTCAAAACAGTGGCTTTTTTACCCATTTTAGCACCTGCGATTTTACCGGCATTGGCTTTAATTTATTTATTTGGTCAGCAAGGTGTTTTTAAAGATCTTTTGGGTAGCTTAGAAATTTATGGTCCTTTAGGAATATTAATTAGTTATTGTTTTTGGTTATTCCCTGCCATGGTCATGTTAATGAGTACGGCTTTTCGTAATATTGATCAACGTTTAATTGAGGCTGCGTATGCATTGGGTAAAACGCCTTGGCAAACTCAATTTGTAGTGATTTTACCTGCAATACGCTATGGCTTAATTAGTGCATGTTTAGTGGCATTCACCTATGTCATCACTGATTTTAGTATTCCCAAAGTTATTGGTGGATCATTTAATATGATGGCTTTGGATGTATATAAACAAATTATTGGCCAACAAAATATCAGTATGGGTGCGGTCATTTCAATATTGCTATTATGCCCAGCACTGTTGGCTTTTATGATTGATCGTTATCAACGGCATCGTCAACAACATACTCAATCTTCACAGACCCAGCCTTACTATATTGCAAAAAATCACAAGCTTGAAACATTATTTACCGTATTTTGTAGTATTGTTGCCACAGCAATTTTATTAATCATTATCACCGCATTTCTTGCATCTTTTATTCGTTATTGGCCTTATGACTTATCTTTGACATTCAGCCATTATCGCTTTGATTATGTCGATGGTGGCGGTTGGCCTAGCTATTTTAATTCCTTAAAATTGGCATTCTGGACCAGTATAATCGGTACCAGTATGATTTTTATCATTGCTTTATTTACAACACGTTTTAAAGCACATCCCCTACTTAAAAACTATGTGCAAATGTTAGCCTTATTGCCTTTAGCTGTACCCGGATTAGTATTAGGAATTGGCTATATTTTATTTTTTAACCAACCAGAAAATCCGTTATCGATACTATATGGCGGTATGACATTATTGGTGCTCTCTACGATAATTCACTATTATAGCGTCCCACATTTAACCTTTAGTCATGCCATTCAACAAATTCCAGATCAATTAGATCATGCAGCTCAAAGCCTGAATATTTCTCATTGGAACATGTTAAGAAAAGTCTATTTTCCGTTGACTTTACCTGCATTATGCGACGTATCAGTGTATTTATTTGTCAATGCCATGACCACTGTTTCTGCAGCAATTTTCTTATATTCACCAGAAACAAGTCTTGCCTCTATTGCGGTACTTAATATGGATGATGCTGGCGATACTGTGGCTGCCGTTGCAATGAGCATTTTAATTCTAGCAACGTCTTGTGGCATTAAATTATTACATTGGTGCTTAACACGAAAAATGCTGCAATCTAGCCAACGCTGGCGTGAACCCTACCATTAA